In the genome of Cupriavidus taiwanensis, one region contains:
- a CDS encoding RNA chaperone Hfq codes for MKKKEIRPKQPSRRQLQSQQFAAYRITQSPVIVHLSNGARLHGLVLAADDFVLLLGRRPDDIQPTVVYKRAICLVTPAGGPEVVSVAPETVAAPDFVPLYIPRTRKRR; via the coding sequence GTGAAGAAGAAGGAAATCCGGCCCAAGCAACCCAGCCGACGGCAACTGCAGTCCCAGCAATTCGCCGCGTACCGCATCACCCAGTCCCCGGTGATCGTGCACTTGTCCAACGGCGCCCGGCTGCACGGGCTGGTGCTGGCAGCCGACGATTTCGTGCTGCTGCTCGGCCGGCGCCCCGACGACATCCAGCCCACCGTGGTCTACAAGCGCGCTATCTGCCTTGTCACGCCGGCCGGTGGGCCGGAGGTAGTGAGCGTCGCGCCGGAAACGGTGGCCGCGCCGGATTTCGTGCCGCTCTATATTCCGCGCACGCGCAAGCGCCGCTAG
- a CDS encoding oxygenase MpaB family protein, with amino-acid sequence MSSVTDPAPGSATPQRRGPLHQLSARLREQAGAHVRALTRSNSGLRLDYDNPPGDPGLFGPEAVCWRVHADFPAMLAGGVSALLLQTLHPLALAGVWDHSSFRTDMQGRLGRTAQFIAGTTYGSRADAMALIERVRRIHTGVSGIAPDGRPYAASDPALLTWVHVAEVSSFLAGYLRYVGPLGAAEQDRYYAEVASIAQLLGATEVPRSRAEVDAYLDSMRPALMASERTREVVRLVRKMPVANPLLQPAVSIMTDAGIALLPPWARRQLNLDGPSIRRSAALAGMHVLAPALRWALGAGLAARARRRVARGADAQTG; translated from the coding sequence TTGTCCAGCGTCACTGACCCCGCCCCGGGCAGCGCCACGCCGCAGCGCCGCGGCCCGCTGCATCAGCTCTCCGCGAGACTGCGGGAGCAGGCAGGTGCGCACGTGCGCGCGCTGACCCGCAGCAACTCCGGCCTGCGCCTGGACTATGACAACCCGCCCGGCGACCCCGGCCTGTTCGGCCCGGAAGCGGTCTGCTGGCGCGTGCATGCGGATTTCCCGGCAATGCTGGCCGGCGGCGTCAGCGCGCTGCTGCTGCAGACGCTGCATCCGCTGGCGCTGGCCGGGGTATGGGACCATTCCAGCTTCCGCACCGACATGCAGGGGCGCCTGGGCCGCACCGCGCAGTTCATCGCCGGCACCACCTATGGCAGCCGCGCGGACGCGATGGCGCTGATCGAACGCGTGCGGCGCATCCATACCGGGGTGTCCGGCATCGCGCCGGACGGACGGCCCTACGCGGCGTCGGACCCCGCGCTGCTGACCTGGGTGCACGTGGCCGAGGTCTCGAGCTTCCTGGCGGGCTACCTGCGCTATGTCGGCCCGCTCGGCGCTGCCGAGCAGGACCGCTATTACGCCGAGGTGGCCAGCATCGCGCAGTTGCTCGGCGCGACCGAGGTGCCGCGCTCGCGCGCCGAAGTGGACGCCTATCTCGACTCCATGCGGCCCGCGCTGATGGCCAGCGAGCGTACCCGCGAAGTGGTGCGTCTGGTCAGGAAGATGCCGGTGGCCAATCCCTTGCTGCAGCCGGCGGTGAGCATCATGACCGACGCCGGCATCGCGCTGCTGCCGCCGTGGGCACGCCGCCAGCTGAACCTGGACGGGCCTTCGATCCGCCGCTCCGCGGCGCTGGCAGGCATGCACGTGCTGGCACCGGCACTGCGCTGGGCGCTTGGCGCGGGCTTGGCGGCCCGGGCCCGGCGGCGCGTGGCGCGCGGCGCGGACGCTCAAACGGGTTGA
- a CDS encoding flagellin FliC, which translates to MAQVINTNSLSLMTQNNLNASQSSLNTAIQRLSSGLRINSAKDDAAGQAIANRFTANIRGLTQAQRNANDGISLAQTTEGALTEVNNNLQRIRELAVQASTGSNSSSDLKSIQDEINQRLAEIDRTSQQTDFNGVKVLAGSNKLSVQVGANDGETISIDLKQIDKTTLGLSGFSVAKNSLDVGPKITTIAAAAGTGSYNVSFAAGDITKINAATGKTFAAADLELHEVKTAAGANSGQFVVKAGDDYFAASVDRTTGAVKLNEADVAFDDTANGITGPVTLQDQVVRVANNAAGVATGYVTVQGKNYAAANTLTDGGAAGTLNVAVGTISLSGTPTAEFTGVPTGNALKKIDAALKQVDDLRSSLGAVQNRFDSVISNLGTTVTNLSSSRSRIQDADYATEVSNMTRANILQQAGTSVLAQANQTTQGVLSLLR; encoded by the coding sequence ATGGCGCAAGTCATTAACACCAATTCGTTGTCTCTGATGACTCAGAACAACCTGAACGCTTCGCAATCGTCGCTGAACACGGCGATCCAACGCCTGTCGTCGGGCCTGCGCATCAACAGCGCCAAGGACGACGCCGCCGGCCAGGCCATTGCGAACCGCTTCACCGCCAACATCCGCGGCCTGACGCAAGCTCAGCGCAACGCCAACGACGGCATTTCGCTGGCGCAAACCACTGAAGGCGCGCTGACCGAAGTCAACAACAACCTACAGCGTATCCGTGAACTGGCCGTGCAAGCCTCGACGGGCTCGAACTCGTCGTCCGACCTGAAATCGATCCAGGACGAAATCAACCAGCGTCTGGCAGAAATCGATCGTACCTCTCAGCAAACCGACTTCAACGGCGTGAAAGTGCTGGCCGGCAGCAACAAACTGTCCGTCCAGGTTGGCGCAAACGACGGCGAAACCATCTCTATCGATCTGAAGCAGATCGACAAGACCACCCTGGGCCTGAGCGGTTTCTCGGTGGCCAAGAACTCGCTGGACGTTGGCCCAAAGATCACCACGATCGCCGCCGCCGCGGGCACCGGTTCGTACAATGTGAGCTTCGCTGCTGGCGACATTACCAAGATTAACGCTGCAACCGGCAAGACCTTTGCAGCAGCGGACCTCGAACTGCACGAAGTCAAGACGGCCGCCGGCGCCAACTCCGGCCAGTTCGTGGTAAAGGCTGGTGACGACTACTTCGCGGCTTCGGTTGACCGTACCACCGGCGCCGTGAAGCTCAACGAAGCCGACGTGGCATTCGACGACACCGCCAATGGCATCACCGGCCCCGTCACGCTGCAAGACCAGGTGGTGCGCGTTGCCAACAACGCGGCTGGAGTCGCCACCGGCTACGTCACCGTGCAGGGCAAGAACTATGCCGCGGCAAACACCCTGACCGATGGCGGTGCTGCCGGCACCCTCAACGTGGCTGTGGGCACGATCTCCCTGAGTGGCACCCCTACAGCCGAGTTCACCGGCGTTCCGACCGGCAACGCGCTGAAGAAGATCGACGCCGCACTGAAGCAAGTTGACGATCTGCGCAGCTCGCTGGGTGCCGTCCAGAACCGTTTTGACTCCGTCATCTCGAACCTGGGCACCACCGTGACCAACCTGTCCTCGTCGCGCTCGCGTATCCAGGACGCGGACTACGCAACGGAAGTGTCGAACATGACCCGCGCGAACATCCTGCAACAGGCTGGTACGTCGGTCCTGGCGCAAGCCAACCAGACCACTCAGGGCGTGCTGTCGCTGCTGCGTTAA
- a CDS encoding BON domain-containing protein, giving the protein MRFSRTTARTVRMACVAALASAAGSALALDKSALIFVAADEAPVAPVNSAPGMPGRPDPDTSAVTGVGQARQSIEDSAITTKIKTRLLGTKDLKSTGIQVKTQQGAVEVSGTVPTQQQHDLALKTIRSVEGVTSVNDNLKVSTR; this is encoded by the coding sequence ATGCGATTTTCCCGAACCACCGCGCGCACCGTGCGCATGGCCTGCGTCGCGGCGCTGGCTTCTGCTGCCGGTAGTGCGCTGGCGCTCGACAAGAGCGCGCTGATCTTCGTTGCGGCCGACGAGGCACCGGTGGCGCCGGTCAACTCGGCACCGGGCATGCCCGGCCGGCCCGACCCGGACACCAGCGCTGTGACCGGGGTCGGCCAGGCCAGGCAAAGCATCGAGGACAGCGCCATCACCACGAAGATCAAGACCCGGCTGCTCGGCACCAAGGACCTCAAGTCCACCGGCATTCAGGTGAAGACGCAACAGGGGGCGGTGGAAGTCAGCGGCACCGTGCCGACCCAGCAGCAGCACGACCTGGCGTTGAAGACGATACGCAGCGTCGAGGGGGTGACGTCGGTGAATGACAACTTGAAGGTGTCGACGCGGTGA
- a CDS encoding non-homologous end joining protein Ku: MSRIIWKGAIAFGLVNIPVVLRPASRSQSLDLDLLDVRDMAPVGYQRINKSTGKPVDKEHIVKGYQYAKDEYVLLNDEDFRRANVEATQTVDIVSFVDAESIPPYYFDTPYYLEPDKRGERGYALLHETMRRTGKAALALVVLRARQHLAAMLVHDDALVLNTMRFADEVLPISELRLPKAPSGKATGARGREIEMAAKLVEDMTEDWAPEQYRDTYRDDLMARIEQKIESGKTHQLTPPAEEEEAPRQGAKVIDMVALLRQSLGKRGKGRQEDETETETDAEPARRKTPARHAAARKQPAAKRASATPAKRTRSSSSKSAGTKRAGKSASHAPAARKSAGTTGRKRAA; this comes from the coding sequence GTGTCCCGCATCATCTGGAAAGGCGCCATTGCCTTCGGCCTCGTCAACATCCCCGTCGTGCTGCGCCCCGCGTCGCGCAGCCAGTCGCTGGACCTGGACCTGCTAGACGTGCGCGACATGGCCCCGGTGGGCTACCAGCGCATCAACAAGAGCACCGGCAAGCCGGTCGACAAGGAGCATATCGTCAAGGGCTACCAGTACGCCAAGGACGAATACGTGCTGCTCAACGACGAAGATTTCCGCCGGGCCAATGTCGAGGCCACGCAGACCGTGGACATCGTCAGCTTTGTCGATGCCGAGAGCATTCCGCCGTACTACTTCGACACCCCGTACTACCTCGAGCCCGACAAGCGCGGCGAGCGCGGCTATGCCCTGCTGCACGAAACCATGCGCCGCACCGGCAAGGCCGCGCTGGCGCTGGTGGTGCTGCGCGCGCGCCAGCACCTGGCGGCGATGCTGGTGCACGACGACGCGCTGGTGCTGAACACCATGCGCTTCGCCGACGAGGTGCTGCCGATCTCGGAACTGCGCCTGCCCAAGGCGCCCAGCGGCAAGGCCACCGGCGCGCGCGGGCGCGAGATCGAGATGGCCGCCAAGCTGGTCGAAGACATGACCGAGGACTGGGCCCCCGAGCAATACCGCGACACCTACCGCGACGACCTGATGGCGCGCATCGAGCAAAAGATCGAATCCGGCAAGACCCACCAGCTGACTCCGCCTGCGGAAGAGGAAGAAGCGCCGCGCCAGGGGGCCAAGGTCATCGACATGGTGGCGCTGCTGCGCCAGAGCCTGGGCAAGCGCGGCAAGGGCAGGCAGGAAGACGAGACCGAAACCGAAACCGATGCCGAGCCGGCGCGCCGCAAGACCCCCGCGCGGCACGCCGCCGCGCGCAAGCAGCCCGCCGCGAAGCGCGCCAGCGCCACGCCGGCCAAGCGCACGCGCAGCTCGAGTTCAAAGAGCGCCGGCACCAAGCGCGCCGGCAAGAGCGCATCGCACGCGCCGGCCGCGCGCAAAAGCGCCGGCACGACGGGCAGAAAGCGCGCCGCTTGA